The sequence tgttgtgaattgttagatactactgcactgttggagctaggaacacaagcatttcactacacctgcaataacatctgctaaatatgtgtatgtgaccaataacattggatttgatttgaatattgcACTGCACTACAATACTACACTGCAATACTACACTGCACTACAATACTAGACTACACCATACCACAATACTacaccacaatactacactacaatactagACTACACTACAATACTAGACTACACCATACCACAATACTacaccacaatactacactacaatactacactGCACTACAATACTAGACTACACCATACCACAATACTacaccacaatactacactacaatactagACTACACTACAATACTAGACTACACCATACCACAATACTacaccacaatactacactacaatactacactGCACTACAATACTACACTGCACTACAATACTAGACTACACcataccacaatactacactacaatactacactacaatactacactGCACTACAATACTAGACTACACCATACCACAATACTacaccacaatactacactacaatactagACTACACcataccacaatactacactGCACTACAATACTAGACTACACcataccacaatactacactGCACTACAATACTAGACTACACcataccacaatactacactacaatactacactacaatactacactGCACTACAATACTAGACTACACCATACCACAATACTacaccacaatactacactacaatactagACTACACcataccacaatactacactGCACTACAATACTAGACTACAccataccactataccacactacaaTAGTAGCCTgcaccacaatactacactacaatactacactGCACTACAATACTAAACTAAACTACAATACTgcaccacaatactacactacaatactacactgcactacaatactagactataccataccacaatactacaccacaatactacactacaatactacactGCACTACAATACTAAACTAAACTACAATACTgcaccacaatactacactacaatactacactGCACTACAATACTAGACTACACCATACCACAATACTACACCACAATACTACAGTGCACTACAATAATACATTACAATATAATACTACACAGCCCTATAATactacactacatactacactacGCTACAATATTGCACTAAAATACTAGACTACAATACTAAACTACAATACTAAACTGCACTACATACCACACTACACGACAACAATACTACGATAagctacaatactacactacactacaatagtaCACTGTACTACAATATGTTTTCCATTTTAGgatttattaaacacacacacacacacatacacacacctgactcgcccagtgtgtgtgtgtatgtgtgtgtgtgtgagaaaaatGATCTGATATCCATTGCAGGAGGGAGACAGCAGAGATAAGAGGAACAGGTGAGGGAAGGAGGACATCATACTCCCCGTCCAGAAGACCGCTGCACAGACAGATATTTATCACTCTCACTCTGGCAATAATTAGCCACATTAGAACAAGAATACACTTTAAAGGCTGTGGCCACGCAGAAGGACTTCATTGGCAACACAGAAACCACAGACAGGAAAGACAACAGACAGAATATCCACCTTCTCCTAAAAGGTAAGACAAGACCCTAAATATGGTCTTAATTGTTATAACGTTGTATTAGAATATTTAGTAGGACTTAGTAAGACGCAGTTAGACTCATAATTTCACTACATTTTCAGAGGAGAAATACAGTGTAGTGTGAAATGTGTGGTAAAGAGTCCCACTGTAAAGAGGCCCACTGTGAAGAGGCCCACTGTGAAGAGGCCCACTGTGAAGAGGCCCACTGTGAAGAGGCCCACTGTGAAGGGGCCCACTGTGAAGAGGCCCACTGTGAAGAGGCCCACTGTGAAGGGACCCACTGTGAAGGGGCCCACTGTGAAGGGGCCCACTGTGAAGAGGCCCACTGTGAAGAGGCCCACTGTGAAGGGACCCACTGTGAAGGGGCCCACTGTAAAGAGGCCCACTGTGAAGGGACCCACTGTAAAGAGGCCCACTGTGAAGGGACCCACCGTGAAGAGGCCCACTGTGAAGGGACCCACTGTGAAGGGACCCACTGTGAAGGGACCCACTGTGAAGGGACCCACCGTGAAGAGGCCCACTGTGAAGGGGCCCACTGTGAAGGGGCCCACTGTGAAGAGGCCCACTGTGAAGGGACCCACTGTGAAGGGACCCACTGTGAAGGGGCCCACTGTGAAGGGAACCACTGTGAAGGGACCCACTGTGAAGGGGCCCACTGTGAAGGGGCCCACTGTGAAGAGGCCCACTGTGAAGGGACCCACCGTGAAGGGACCCACCGTAAAGAGGCCCACTGTGAAGGGGCCCACTGTGAAGAGGCCCACTGTGAAGAGGCCCACCGTGAAGAGGCCCACCGTGAAGAGGCCCACCGTGAAGGGGCCCACCGTGAAGGGACCACTGTGAAGGGGCCCACTGTGAAGAGGCCCACTGTGAAGAGGCCCACTGTGAAGAGGCCCACTGTGAAGGGACCCACTGTGAAGGGACCCACTGTGAAGGGACCCACTGTGAAGGGGCCCACTGTGAAGGGGCCCACCGTGAAGGGACCCACCGTGAAGGGACCCACCGTGAAGGGACCCACCGTGAAGAGGCCCACCGTGAAGAGGCCCACCGTGAAGGGGCCCACCGTGAAGGGGCCCACCGTGAAGAGGCCCACCGTGAAGAGGCCCACCGTGAAGAGGCCCACCGTGAAGGGACCCACCGTGAAGAGGCCCACCGTGAAGGGGCCCACAGTGTAGGGGCCCACTGTGTAGGGGCCCACTGTGTAGGGGCCCACTGTGAAGGGGCCCACTGTGAAGGGGCCCACTGTGTAGGGGCCCACTGTGTAGGGGCCCACTGTGTAGGGGCCCACTGTGAAGGGGCCCACTGTAAAGGGGCCCACTGTGAAGAGGGCCACTGTGAAGAGGCCCACTGTGAAGGGGCCCACTGTGAAGGGGCCCACTGTGAAGAGGCCCACTGTGAAGAGGCCCACTGTGAAGAGGCCCACTGTGAAGGGGCCCACTGTGAAGGGGCCCACTGTGAAGGGGCCCACTGTAAAGGGGCCCACTGTGAAGAGGCCCACTGTGAAGAGGCCCACTGTGAAGGGGCCCACTGTGAAGGGGCCCACTGTGAAGGGGCCCACTGTAAAGGGGCCCACTGTGAAGAGGCCCACTGTGAAGGGGCCCACTGTGAAGGGGCCCACTGTGAAGGGACCCACTGTGAAGGGGCCCACTGTGAAG is a genomic window of Oncorhynchus gorbuscha isolate QuinsamMale2020 ecotype Even-year linkage group LG12, OgorEven_v1.0, whole genome shotgun sequence containing:
- the LOC123991492 gene encoding uncharacterized PPE family protein PPE24-like, which gives rise to MVLFTVVLFTVGPFTVGLFTVGLFTVGPFTVGPFTVGPFTVGLFTVVGPFTVGPFTVGPFTVGPFTVGPFTVGPFTVGLFTVGPFTVGPFTVGPFTVGPFTVGLFTVGLFTVGPFTVGPFTVGPFTVGPFTVGLFTVGLFTVGLFTVGPFTVGPFTVGLFTVALFTVGPFTVGPFTVGPYTVGPYTVGPYTVGPFTVGPFTVGPYTVGPYTVGPYTVGPFTVGLFTVGPFTVGLFTVGLFTVGLFTVGPFTVGPFTVGLFTVGLFTVGPFTVGPFTVGPFTVGPFTVGPFTVGPFTVGPFTVGPFTVGLFTVGLFTVGLFTVVGLFTVGPFTVGLFTVGPFTVGPFTVGLFTVGPFTVGPFTVGPFTVVPFTVGPFTVGPFTVGPFTVGLFTVGPFTVGPFTVGLFTVGPFTVGPFTVGPFTVGPFTVGLFTVGPFTVGLFTVGPFTVGLFTVGPFTVGPFTVGLFTVGLFTVGPFTVGPFTVGPFTVGLFTVGLFTVGPFTVGLFTVGLFTVGLFTVGLFTVGLFTVGLFTTHFTLHCISPLKM